The Streptomyces sp. NBC_01353 genome contains a region encoding:
- a CDS encoding ABC transporter permease has translation MTSSSLSSLAWERRRGTVSRFWKQYRTHRAGLYGLAGLALIALLALAAPLIVGADVQSVTNAPGTALESPSAEFPLGTDQFGRSLLGLLVWGARISLLVGLLAAALSVAIGTLVGIIAGHYGGWFSTVVMRITDWFLVMPALVLAIVLATVLSRSMWTVILAIGITSWPTTARLVRAQTIAVESRPYIERATALGGGHGHIMSRHVLPNVMPLVLAQTTLGISTAILTEATLAFLGLGDPTVVSWGGMLQDAREAGAVSSGHWWYLAPPGIAIALVALAFTLCGRAVESVLNPKLGVGR, from the coding sequence ATGACCTCCTCGTCACTCTCGTCTCTCGCATGGGAACGCCGACGCGGTACGGTGTCCCGCTTCTGGAAGCAGTACCGGACCCACCGCGCCGGTCTCTACGGTCTGGCCGGGCTCGCCCTGATCGCCCTGCTCGCCCTCGCCGCACCGCTGATCGTCGGCGCGGACGTCCAATCGGTGACGAACGCCCCGGGTACGGCCCTGGAGTCGCCGAGCGCCGAATTCCCCCTCGGGACCGACCAGTTCGGGCGGTCGCTGCTCGGCCTGCTGGTCTGGGGAGCGCGGATCTCGCTGCTCGTCGGCCTGCTCGCGGCGGCGCTGTCGGTCGCCATCGGCACACTCGTCGGCATCATCGCGGGCCACTACGGCGGATGGTTCTCGACCGTCGTCATGCGGATCACCGACTGGTTCCTCGTGATGCCGGCCCTGGTCCTCGCGATCGTGCTCGCGACCGTGCTGTCCCGCTCGATGTGGACGGTGATCCTGGCGATCGGCATCACCAGCTGGCCGACGACGGCCCGGCTGGTGCGGGCCCAGACGATCGCGGTGGAGTCGAGGCCGTACATCGAACGGGCCACCGCGCTGGGCGGCGGACACGGCCACATCATGAGCCGGCACGTGCTGCCCAACGTGATGCCGCTGGTGCTCGCGCAGACCACGCTCGGCATCTCCACCGCGATCCTCACCGAGGCGACACTCGCCTTCCTCGGCCTCGGCGATCCGACGGTGGTGTCCTGGGGAGGAATGCTCCAGGACGCGCGGGAGGCGGGCGCGGTCTCCTCGGGTCACTGGTGGTATCTCGCCCCGCCCGGGATCGCGATCGCGCTGGTCGCGCTCGCGTTCACGCTGTGCGGGCGGGCGGTCGAGTCCGTGCTGAACCCGAAGCTGGGAGTGGGTCGATGA
- a CDS encoding ABC transporter ATP-binding protein, which translates to MPSTPLLSATGLKVTFPGRRGAPAARAVDGVDLDIGAGEIVALVGESGCGKTTLARSLLGLVPPTSGTVTFAGEPLSYTSRALKAYRKRAQLVLQDPSGSLNPRHTVYDAVAEGLRIHGYAGDERAAVGEALSRAGLRPPERFFLRYPHELSGGQRQRVVIAGALVLQPELIVADEPVASLDASVRGEILALLLRLRDELGLSALVVTHDLGLAWNIADRVAVMYLGRIVETGTVESVLTSPQHPYTRALLSVLPESEGEPVVLTGEPPDPARIPSGCRFHARCQVLASGEASAVADRCRGEDLPVLGGSGARDVACHWVRDGAEVTSGR; encoded by the coding sequence GTGCCGTCGACTCCCCTGTTGTCGGCGACCGGACTGAAGGTCACCTTCCCCGGACGGCGGGGCGCGCCGGCCGCCCGCGCGGTGGACGGGGTGGACCTGGACATCGGCGCGGGCGAGATCGTGGCACTGGTCGGCGAGTCGGGGTGCGGCAAGACCACGCTGGCCCGCTCGCTGCTCGGTCTGGTGCCACCGACGTCCGGGACCGTCACCTTCGCCGGGGAGCCTCTGTCGTACACCTCCCGAGCCCTCAAGGCGTACCGGAAGCGGGCGCAGTTGGTCCTCCAGGACCCCAGCGGCTCGCTGAATCCGCGCCACACGGTGTACGACGCCGTGGCCGAGGGGCTGCGGATCCACGGCTACGCGGGGGACGAGCGGGCCGCCGTCGGGGAGGCCCTGTCACGGGCCGGACTGCGCCCGCCGGAGCGCTTCTTCCTGCGCTACCCGCACGAGCTGTCCGGCGGGCAGCGTCAGCGGGTCGTCATCGCGGGCGCGCTGGTCCTCCAGCCCGAGCTGATCGTCGCGGACGAGCCGGTGGCCTCACTGGACGCCTCGGTACGGGGCGAGATCCTGGCGCTGCTGCTGCGCCTCCGGGACGAACTGGGTCTGTCGGCACTGGTCGTCACGCACGACCTGGGTCTCGCGTGGAACATCGCGGACAGGGTGGCGGTGATGTACCTGGGGCGGATCGTGGAGACCGGGACGGTGGAGTCCGTACTGACCTCACCTCAGCACCCGTACACCCGGGCCCTGTTGTCGGTCCTGCCGGAGTCGGAGGGCGAGCCGGTGGTCCTGACCGGCGAGCCCCCGGACCCGGCCCGCATCCCGTCCGGGTGCCGCTTCCACGCCCGCTGCCAGGTCCTGGCCTCGGGGGAGGCGTCCGCCGTCGCGGACCGCTGCCGGGGCGAGGACCTGCCGGTGCTGGGCGGCAGCGGGGCGCGGGACGTGGCGTGTCACTGGGTGCGCGACGGGGCGGAGGTCACGAGCGGGCGCTGA
- a CDS encoding ABC transporter substrate-binding protein: MVKVTKVPSRPVAPRRLPRLLLAAGVAATTLVVAPQATAQTTAQAADGNATLTVAVSQSVDSLSPFLAQKLVSTSIHRLAYEYLTNYDANDAKPIPGLATEWKSSPDKLTWTYTIRKDSTWSDGKQATAEDAAWTFNKMMTDENAATANGSFTSNFKKVTAPDPQTLVIELKKPQATMTALDVPIVPKHVWEKVGDFSKFNNDQQFPIVGNGPFVITDFKVDQYLKLKPNKNFWRGTPKFDELVFKYYKDGDAAVAALQKGEVSFVPNLTPAQAAALKSAKNIKVNDAPGRRFFALATNPGARSKDGKTFGNGHKALLDPVVRKALFLAVDRTTIVDKVFQGHAVEGEGYIPPRFGSYFWKPEATQKLAYDPAKAGQLLDQAGYKKNGDGKRVGKDGKPLDFRILCHATDPNDKAIGKYLQEWWGELGIGLKVECLDNVSEPWTKGDYDLAFDGWSVNPDPDYVLSIHTCGALPATPKDSGATDNFICDKQFDALHAQQSVEYDAAKRADLVKQMQSRLYDTGYMNVMAYPNALEAYRTDQIKSITTMPAAAGNLYGQDGYWSWWSAVPTTAAAGSSADGGSSGSDSGVIIGIGAAVVFVVALGVFLGMKRRSTADDRE; the protein is encoded by the coding sequence ATGGTCAAGGTCACGAAGGTTCCCTCCCGCCCGGTCGCCCCCCGAAGACTCCCCCGGCTGCTCCTCGCCGCAGGTGTCGCCGCCACCACGCTCGTGGTGGCACCCCAAGCCACCGCCCAGACCACCGCCCAAGCCGCCGACGGAAACGCCACGCTCACCGTCGCCGTCTCGCAGAGCGTCGACTCCCTGAGCCCCTTCCTCGCGCAGAAGCTCGTCTCCACCAGCATCCACCGGTTGGCCTACGAGTACCTGACGAACTACGACGCGAACGACGCCAAGCCGATCCCGGGCCTGGCGACCGAGTGGAAGTCCTCCCCCGACAAGCTGACGTGGACGTACACGATCCGCAAGGACTCCACGTGGTCCGACGGGAAGCAGGCCACGGCCGAGGACGCCGCCTGGACCTTCAACAAGATGATGACGGACGAGAACGCCGCCACCGCGAACGGCAGCTTCACGTCCAACTTCAAGAAGGTCACCGCGCCCGACCCGCAGACGCTCGTCATCGAGCTGAAGAAGCCCCAGGCCACGATGACGGCGCTGGACGTGCCGATCGTGCCCAAGCACGTCTGGGAGAAGGTCGGCGACTTCTCGAAGTTCAACAACGACCAGCAGTTCCCGATCGTCGGCAACGGCCCGTTCGTCATCACGGACTTCAAGGTCGACCAGTACCTCAAGCTGAAGCCGAACAAGAACTTCTGGCGGGGCACACCCAAGTTCGACGAGCTGGTGTTCAAGTACTACAAGGACGGGGACGCGGCCGTCGCCGCGCTGCAGAAGGGCGAGGTGTCCTTCGTACCGAACCTGACGCCCGCTCAGGCCGCGGCCCTGAAGTCCGCGAAGAACATCAAGGTCAACGACGCCCCCGGCCGGCGCTTCTTCGCCCTGGCCACCAACCCGGGCGCCCGCTCCAAGGACGGCAAGACCTTCGGCAACGGCCACAAGGCGCTGCTCGACCCGGTGGTCCGCAAGGCGCTCTTCCTCGCCGTGGACCGGACCACGATCGTCGACAAGGTCTTCCAGGGCCACGCCGTCGAGGGCGAGGGCTACATCCCGCCGCGCTTCGGCTCGTACTTCTGGAAGCCTGAGGCCACCCAGAAGCTGGCCTACGACCCGGCCAAGGCCGGGCAGCTCCTCGACCAGGCCGGATACAAGAAGAACGGCGACGGCAAGCGGGTCGGCAAGGACGGCAAGCCGCTGGACTTCCGGATCCTCTGTCACGCCACCGACCCGAACGACAAGGCGATCGGCAAGTACCTCCAGGAGTGGTGGGGCGAGCTCGGCATCGGGCTGAAGGTCGAGTGCCTCGACAACGTCAGCGAACCGTGGACGAAGGGCGACTACGACCTCGCCTTCGACGGCTGGTCGGTCAACCCCGACCCCGACTACGTTCTGTCGATCCACACCTGCGGCGCCCTGCCGGCGACCCCGAAGGACTCCGGGGCGACCGACAACTTCATCTGCGACAAGCAGTTCGACGCCCTGCACGCGCAGCAGTCGGTGGAGTACGACGCCGCCAAGCGGGCGGATCTGGTCAAGCAGATGCAGTCACGGCTGTACGACACCGGGTACATGAATGTCATGGCGTACCCGAACGCACTCGAGGCGTACCGCACGGACCAGATCAAGTCCATCACGACGATGCCGGCGGCCGCCGGCAATCTCTACGGCCAGGACGGCTACTGGAGCTGGTGGTCGGCCGTTCCCACCACCGCTGCCGCGGGCTCCTCGGCGGACGGCGGATCGAGCGGCTCCGACAGCGGCGTGATCATCGGCATCGGTGCCGCCGTCGTGTTCGTGGTCGCTCTCGGCGTCTTCCTCGGCATGAAGCGCCGGTCCACCGCCGACGACCGCGAGTAA
- the eccE gene encoding type VII secretion protein EccE has product MASATRTRTRRAAAAPSSAPPAQTSTGAPSAVSPRLQARPGHFGSFRLQQLVLIEVAAALLLVAWVIEPLLLVPAGVVAALLVLLAVVRRHRRSMPEWLATYLALRTRTRRAASLVLPEGTEPGLAPVVECDPALRTYAYSDRDRRPVGMVGDGTFLTALVRVESEATALRPDRAARPLPVALVRDILDVDGIKLESAQIVQHTQPAPAPHLPEQSMAKRNYAPLQAQTGSPALRITWVALKLDPELCPEAVAARGGGLEGAQKCVVRAADQLASRLAGAGFKATVLTEQELIAALATSTCASPMAIAQAGRGQAQARRTQETARTWRVDDRRHTTYWVGRWPQLGSTGGAGASMPQLIALLTSLPALATTFSLTLSGGDRQEVTVAGHVRITGRSDEELVAARHELERAARGVKTGLVRLDREQVPAMLASLPLGGAR; this is encoded by the coding sequence ATGGCATCCGCTACGCGGACGCGGACGCGGCGTGCGGCGGCAGCACCCTCCTCGGCGCCTCCGGCGCAGACCTCGACGGGCGCGCCGTCGGCCGTCTCGCCTCGACTTCAGGCACGTCCGGGACACTTCGGATCGTTCCGATTGCAACAGCTCGTACTGATTGAGGTCGCGGCCGCGCTGCTGCTCGTGGCCTGGGTCATCGAGCCGCTGCTGCTGGTGCCCGCCGGTGTCGTCGCCGCGCTGCTGGTCCTGCTCGCGGTGGTGCGCAGACACCGTCGCTCGATGCCGGAGTGGCTCGCCACCTACCTCGCTCTGCGCACCCGTACGCGCCGGGCCGCCTCGCTCGTCCTCCCGGAGGGCACGGAGCCCGGCCTCGCACCGGTCGTGGAATGCGATCCCGCGCTGCGCACCTACGCGTACAGCGACCGGGACCGTCGGCCGGTCGGGATGGTCGGCGACGGCACCTTCCTCACCGCGCTGGTGCGCGTCGAGTCGGAGGCCACGGCGCTGCGTCCGGACCGCGCGGCACGCCCGCTGCCGGTCGCGCTCGTCCGGGACATCCTGGACGTGGACGGGATCAAGCTGGAGTCCGCGCAGATCGTGCAGCACACGCAGCCGGCGCCCGCCCCGCATCTGCCGGAGCAGTCGATGGCCAAGCGGAACTACGCGCCGCTGCAGGCGCAGACGGGTTCCCCGGCGCTGCGGATCACGTGGGTGGCGCTGAAGCTGGACCCGGAGCTGTGCCCGGAGGCGGTCGCCGCCCGCGGCGGCGGCCTGGAGGGCGCGCAGAAGTGTGTGGTGCGGGCCGCGGACCAGTTGGCGAGCCGGCTGGCCGGCGCCGGGTTCAAGGCGACCGTGCTCACCGAGCAGGAGCTGATCGCCGCGCTGGCGACGTCGACATGCGCGAGCCCGATGGCGATCGCGCAGGCGGGACGCGGCCAGGCGCAGGCGCGGCGGACCCAGGAGACCGCACGGACCTGGCGGGTCGACGACCGTCGCCATACGACGTACTGGGTGGGGCGCTGGCCTCAGCTGGGGAGCACAGGTGGCGCGGGTGCGTCGATGCCACAGCTGATCGCTCTGCTGACCTCGCTCCCGGCGCTCGCGACGACGTTCAGTCTGACGCTGAGCGGCGGTGACCGTCAGGAGGTGACGGTGGCCGGGCACGTACGGATCACCGGTCGCAGCGACGAGGAGCTCGTGGCCGCGCGGCACGAACTGGAGCGTGCGGCGCGCGGGGTGAAGACGGGTCTGGTGCGGCTTGACCGCGAACAGGTGCCGGCCATGCTGGCTTCGCTGCCGCTCGGGGGTGCGCGCTGA
- a CDS encoding ABC transporter permease: MRTEKVRTTGGASRTGTTLQYLRYVAGKLGGAAVSLLAVLVTSFFLFRIIPGDPVKAMTHGVPTSAEQLATLRRQFGLDLPLWQQFTDYCAKALSGDLGTSYQFHAPVGDLIATKLPATLLLTGVAVVIYSALGLWLGTRSAWHHGGLGDKVNTGVALTLWSVPSFWLGLLLIIVFSVGIGPIPGLFPTGGMESGAGETGFAYILDVAHHMVLPVLTLVAVGYAQTLLVMRSSLLDEMGSDYLTTARAKGLRDDVVRRRHAVPNALLPTVTMVFINLGHVAAGSILVETVFSWPGLGGLFYQALSVPDLPLVQGLFVVFAGAMIVMNLIADLLYPLLDPRVGR; encoded by the coding sequence GTGCGGACCGAGAAGGTCCGCACCACGGGCGGCGCCTCCCGCACCGGTACGACCCTCCAGTACCTCCGCTACGTGGCCGGCAAGCTGGGCGGCGCGGCCGTCTCGCTGCTCGCCGTGCTCGTCACCAGCTTCTTCCTCTTCCGGATCATCCCGGGTGACCCGGTCAAGGCGATGACGCACGGTGTGCCGACATCGGCCGAACAGCTGGCGACCCTGCGCCGGCAGTTCGGGCTCGATCTGCCACTCTGGCAGCAGTTCACCGACTACTGCGCCAAGGCGCTGAGCGGCGATCTCGGCACCTCGTACCAGTTCCACGCCCCGGTCGGCGATCTCATCGCCACGAAACTGCCGGCCACCCTGCTGCTCACCGGCGTCGCCGTGGTGATCTACTCGGCGCTCGGGCTGTGGCTCGGCACTCGCTCCGCCTGGCACCACGGTGGGCTGGGCGACAAGGTCAACACGGGCGTCGCGCTCACCCTGTGGTCCGTGCCGTCGTTCTGGCTCGGACTCCTCCTGATCATCGTCTTCTCGGTGGGCATCGGCCCGATCCCGGGGCTCTTCCCGACGGGCGGCATGGAGTCGGGCGCGGGCGAGACCGGCTTCGCGTACATTCTCGACGTCGCGCACCACATGGTGCTGCCGGTCCTCACCCTGGTGGCCGTCGGCTACGCGCAGACCCTCCTGGTGATGCGCTCCTCGCTGCTCGACGAGATGGGCAGCGACTATCTGACCACCGCGCGCGCCAAGGGGCTCCGGGACGACGTCGTACGGCGCCGGCACGCGGTACCGAACGCGCTGCTGCCTACCGTGACCATGGTCTTCATCAACCTCGGCCATGTGGCCGCCGGTTCGATCCTGGTGGAGACGGTGTTCTCCTGGCCGGGGCTCGGCGGGCTGTTCTACCAGGCGCTCAGCGTGCCCGATCTGCCGCTCGTCCAGGGCCTGTTCGTGGTCTTCGCCGGCGCGATGATCGTGATGAACCTGATCGCCGATCTGCTCTATCCGCTGCTCGACCCCCGGGTGGGCCGATGA
- a CDS encoding SCO5717 family growth-regulating ATPase gives MNGDRDEIHGGWNPPTDDQSDADPAEMTGEFTIDYTPPAWYTQNASGSAGSGTSGGAGGAGGAGGATPPPPSGAPVAVPGLPSGSGFEPNWAPQAPVPPAPAPVAPAPVAPAPVAPPAPAPAPAVPAPAAPAVPADGGSFGGGDLESGATMRFSPAALKREMAEISERAAAAATENAHGAETGAGSTSGEAAGHGSVGNQAQPSPTVPTATDGPVDPGTGAGTPSAFDTHGTPAAAPTGSEGGSAEADAGDRSTGVAEGGTPGLPQKDESAATGAPAGRLSSADAEGSARADDATGTAPEADEAPGAPALPAGESVQQDTSDAGDRAALALPSADSPSVDAPSEEARDGAALALPAAGAPEVAAPAALEPQDAVPAALPPALPPAPEPWSPATPQGGAGLPPLPPSFQPAAPTAAPQWPAPAPTGDQSAPPAAPLPAAASWPAPTPPNAPVPPQGTPGGYGFPQPGQPLPAPVPQQGQGAYGFPNPAPQPAPQTPEAGTPTPQGGYGFPHPGAQPAPQAPDANAPAPQGGYGFPHPGTPGAQPTPQGGYGFPHPGAQPAPQTPEADAPTPQGGYGFPHPGAQPAPQTPDANAPAPQGGYGFPHPGAQPAPQAPDANAPAPQGGYGFPHPGAQPPQNPQVPGQMHPDHQVPPHQAPVPPQAGQQPPVDPRTGAAWPTAVTHDQRERSVPGAPLGYNAAVELSSDRLLRNNKQKAKSSRNPGASARFKIGGKKEEAERQRKLDLIRTPVLSCYRIAVISLKGGVGKTTTTTALGSTLATERQDKILAIDANPDAGTLGRRVRRETGATIRDLVQAIPYLNSYMDIRRFTSQAPSGLEIIANDVDPAVSTTFNDEDYRRAIDVLGKQYPIILTDSGTGLLYSAMRGVLDLADQLIIISTPSVDGASSASTTLDWLSAHGYAELVQRSITVISGVRETGKMIKVDDIVQHFQTRCRGVVVVPFDEHLSAGAEVDLDMMRPKTREAYFNLSAMVAEDFVRAQQAQGLWTGDGQGGVPPHMAPPMPGQPGQPMPGQPYGGQPAPGQPYAPQAPQPGQPYGGQPGQQPYPQAQPQPYPPQQPYPQQPGQPGMPQGWQQPPQAPPAPQQ, from the coding sequence GTGAACGGCGATCGGGACGAGATCCACGGGGGTTGGAATCCACCCACCGATGATCAGTCCGACGCGGATCCCGCCGAGATGACGGGTGAGTTCACCATCGACTACACCCCTCCGGCCTGGTACACGCAGAACGCGTCGGGATCGGCCGGCTCCGGGACTTCCGGCGGCGCCGGGGGTGCGGGGGGCGCCGGCGGCGCGACGCCACCGCCGCCGAGCGGTGCGCCCGTTGCCGTTCCGGGGCTTCCGTCGGGCAGCGGTTTCGAGCCCAACTGGGCGCCTCAGGCGCCGGTACCGCCGGCTCCGGCCCCTGTCGCACCCGCTCCGGTCGCCCCCGCCCCGGTCGCTCCTCCCGCGCCTGCTCCGGCACCGGCCGTGCCCGCACCGGCCGCGCCGGCTGTTCCCGCCGACGGTGGGTCGTTCGGGGGCGGCGATCTGGAGAGCGGCGCCACCATGCGCTTCTCCCCCGCCGCGCTGAAGCGTGAGATGGCGGAGATCTCCGAGCGCGCGGCGGCTGCCGCGACCGAGAACGCACACGGCGCGGAGACCGGCGCCGGCTCCACCTCCGGTGAAGCGGCGGGCCATGGTTCCGTCGGTAACCAGGCACAGCCTTCGCCGACCGTTCCGACCGCGACGGACGGCCCGGTGGACCCTGGTACCGGCGCGGGCACGCCGTCCGCGTTCGACACACACGGAACTCCCGCCGCGGCACCGACCGGATCCGAGGGCGGATCCGCGGAGGCCGACGCGGGCGACCGGAGCACCGGTGTTGCCGAGGGTGGCACCCCCGGCCTGCCGCAGAAGGACGAGTCGGCCGCCACCGGCGCCCCCGCGGGCCGGCTTTCGTCGGCGGACGCCGAGGGCTCCGCACGGGCGGACGACGCCACGGGCACGGCGCCGGAGGCCGACGAGGCGCCCGGCGCCCCGGCCCTGCCGGCGGGCGAGAGCGTCCAGCAGGACACGTCCGACGCCGGCGACCGCGCGGCGCTCGCGCTCCCCTCGGCCGACTCCCCGTCTGTCGACGCTCCGTCGGAGGAGGCGCGTGACGGCGCCGCGCTCGCGCTGCCGGCCGCCGGCGCGCCCGAGGTCGCCGCTCCCGCCGCCCTCGAACCCCAGGACGCGGTCCCCGCCGCGCTGCCGCCTGCCCTGCCCCCGGCGCCCGAGCCGTGGAGCCCCGCCACGCCGCAGGGCGGTGCCGGGCTGCCTCCGCTGCCGCCGTCGTTCCAGCCCGCGGCCCCCACGGCCGCACCGCAGTGGCCGGCCCCGGCTCCCACGGGAGACCAGTCGGCGCCGCCGGCGGCCCCGCTGCCCGCCGCCGCCTCCTGGCCGGCCCCGACGCCCCCGAACGCACCCGTGCCGCCGCAGGGCACGCCCGGTGGCTACGGCTTCCCGCAGCCCGGTCAGCCGCTACCCGCACCCGTCCCGCAGCAGGGCCAGGGCGCCTACGGGTTCCCGAACCCGGCCCCGCAGCCGGCACCGCAGACGCCCGAGGCCGGCACCCCGACCCCGCAGGGCGGCTACGGCTTCCCGCACCCCGGCGCACAGCCCGCACCGCAGGCACCCGACGCCAACGCCCCCGCACCGCAGGGCGGATACGGCTTCCCCCACCCGGGAACCCCGGGCGCCCAGCCGACCCCGCAGGGCGGCTACGGCTTCCCCCACCCGGGCGCACAGCCCGCGCCCCAGACGCCCGAGGCCGACGCTCCGACCCCGCAGGGCGGCTACGGCTTCCCACACCCGGGCGCACAGCCCGCGCCCCAGACGCCCGACGCCAACGCCCCCGCACCGCAGGGCGGCTACGGCTTCCCGCACCCCGGCGCACAGCCCGCACCGCAGGCACCCGACGCCAACGCCCCCGCACCGCAGGGCGGGTACGGCTTCCCACACCCCGGCGCACAGCCCCCGCAGAACCCCCAGGTGCCCGGGCAGATGCACCCGGATCACCAGGTGCCGCCCCACCAGGCGCCCGTTCCGCCGCAGGCCGGGCAGCAGCCGCCGGTCGATCCGCGCACCGGGGCCGCCTGGCCCACCGCGGTCACGCACGACCAGCGCGAGCGTTCCGTGCCGGGTGCCCCGCTCGGGTACAACGCGGCCGTGGAGCTCTCCTCCGACCGCCTGCTGCGCAACAACAAGCAGAAGGCGAAGTCCAGCCGGAACCCCGGTGCCTCCGCCCGCTTCAAGATCGGCGGCAAGAAGGAGGAGGCCGAGCGGCAGCGCAAGCTCGACCTGATCCGTACGCCGGTCCTGTCCTGCTACCGGATCGCGGTCATCTCCCTCAAGGGCGGTGTCGGCAAGACCACGACGACCACCGCGCTGGGCTCGACCCTGGCCACCGAGCGGCAGGACAAGATCCTGGCGATCGACGCCAACCCTGACGCGGGCACGCTCGGCCGCCGGGTGCGGCGCGAGACCGGGGCCACCATCCGTGACCTCGTGCAGGCGATCCCGTACCTCAACTCGTACATGGACATCCGCCGCTTCACCTCGCAGGCGCCCTCCGGTCTGGAGATCATCGCCAACGACGTGGACCCGGCCGTCTCGACGACGTTCAACGACGAGGACTACCGGCGCGCGATCGACGTCCTGGGCAAGCAGTACCCGATCATCCTGACCGACTCCGGTACGGGTCTGCTCTACAGCGCAATGCGCGGCGTGCTCGACCTCGCCGACCAGCTGATCATCATCTCCACCCCGTCCGTGGACGGTGCCTCCAGCGCGTCGACGACGCTCGACTGGCTCTCCGCGCACGGATACGCGGAGCTGGTGCAGCGCTCCATCACGGTCATCTCCGGGGTCCGCGAGACCGGCAAGATGATCAAGGTCGACGACATCGTGCAGCACTTCCAGACCCGCTGCCGCGGGGTCGTGGTCGTGCCGTTCGACGAGCACCTGTCGGCGGGCGCCGAGGTCGACCTCGACATGATGCGGCCGAAGACGCGCGAGGCGTACTTCAACCTGTCCGCGATGGTCGCCGAGGACTTCGTGCGGGCGCAGCAGGCGCAGGGACTGTGGACCGGGGACGGCCAGGGCGGCGTTCCGCCGCACATGGCCCCGCCGATGCCCGGCCAGCCCGGCCAGCCGATGCCCGGTCAGCCGTACGGCGGTCAGCCGGCGCCCGGTCAGCCGTACGCGCCCCAGGCCCCGCAGCCGGGTCAGCCGTACGGAGGCCAGCCGGGCCAGCAGCCGTACCCGCAGGCACAGCCGCAGCCGTACCCGCCGCAGCAGCCCTACCCGCAGCAGCCCGGTCAGCCCGGCATGCCGCAGGGCTGGCAGCAGCCTCCGCAGGCACCGCCAGCCCCTCAACAGTAA
- a CDS encoding ABC transporter ATP-binding protein — MSLLEVRNLSVTYGSGAAAVPAVRGIDLTLAAGQKLGVAGESGCGKSTMALALLRLLPPSARLTGEILLDGEDVLAMKWGRLRAVRWAGASIVFQGAMHSLNAVHRIGEQIAEPLLTHGRSTPAAARKRVGELLEHVGLPAARAAAYPHELSGGQRQRVMIAMALACDPRLIVADEPTTALDVMIQAQILRLIERLVADDEIGLLMISHDLAVLADTCDRLAVMYAGRVVEEGPARAVYDAAAHPYGRALSSAFPRIGDPASRRAPRGLPGDPPDPADLPVGCAFHPRCPMAVEVCGEQDQELREAGAGRRAACVHVGSGS, encoded by the coding sequence ATGAGCCTGCTGGAGGTACGGAATCTGAGCGTGACGTACGGGTCGGGGGCGGCAGCCGTCCCCGCCGTGCGGGGGATCGATCTGACCCTGGCCGCCGGGCAGAAGCTCGGGGTCGCGGGCGAGTCGGGCTGCGGGAAGTCGACGATGGCGCTCGCGCTGCTGCGCCTGCTGCCGCCGTCTGCCCGGCTGACCGGGGAGATCCTGCTCGACGGCGAGGACGTCCTCGCCATGAAGTGGGGACGGCTGCGGGCCGTGCGCTGGGCGGGGGCGTCGATCGTCTTCCAGGGCGCGATGCACTCGCTCAACGCGGTGCACAGGATCGGCGAACAGATCGCCGAGCCGCTGCTCACCCACGGGCGCTCCACCCCGGCGGCCGCACGCAAGCGGGTCGGGGAGCTCCTGGAGCACGTCGGGCTGCCGGCCGCGCGAGCGGCGGCCTATCCGCACGAACTGTCCGGCGGGCAGCGCCAGCGGGTGATGATCGCGATGGCGCTCGCCTGCGATCCCCGGCTGATCGTGGCCGACGAGCCGACGACGGCGCTGGACGTGATGATCCAGGCGCAGATCCTGCGGCTGATCGAGCGTCTGGTGGCCGACGACGAGATCGGTCTGCTGATGATCAGCCACGATCTCGCCGTGCTCGCCGACACCTGCGACCGGCTCGCGGTGATGTACGCGGGGCGGGTGGTGGAGGAGGGTCCGGCCCGGGCCGTGTACGACGCGGCCGCGCACCCGTACGGGCGGGCGCTGTCCTCGGCCTTCCCGAGGATCGGCGACCCGGCGTCCCGGCGGGCTCCGCGCGGGCTCCCGGGCGATCCGCCGGACCCGGCGGATCTGCCGGTCGGCTGCGCGTTCCACCCGCGCTGCCCGATGGCGGTGGAGGTGTGCGGCGAGCAGGACCAGGAACTGCGGGAGGCGGGCGCGGGGCGCCGGGCCGCCTGCGTACACGTAGGGAGTGGCTCGTGA